The following proteins are encoded in a genomic region of Gossypium hirsutum isolate 1008001.06 chromosome D05, Gossypium_hirsutum_v2.1, whole genome shotgun sequence:
- the LOC107902895 gene encoding syntaxin-51, giving the protein MASPSHTWIKEYNDAIKIADDINGMISGKGSLPSSGPETQRHASAIRRKITILGTRLDGLQSLLSKPTGKPLTDKEMNRRKDMVTNLRSKSNQMASAFNMSNFANRDSLLGPETKPDTMSRTIGLDNSGLIGLQRQIMKEQDEGLEKLEETLVSTKHIALAVSEELDLHTTLTDDLGQHVDVTDSHLQRVQKNMGILNKHINGGWSCMCMPLAVIGIVVLLVLIYLLIKYL; this is encoded by the exons ATGGCATCTCCTTCACATACATGGATAAAAGAATACAATGATGCAATAAAAATTGCAGATGATATCAATGGCATGATATCCGGCAAGGGTTCCTTGCCTTCGTCCGGACCGGAAACACAGCGTCACGCTTCAGCTATTCGAAGGAAGATTACGATCTTAGGGACTCGACTCGATGGATTGCAATCCCTCTTGTCTAAACCTACTGGGAAGCCATT AACAGATAAGGAGATGAATCGGCGCAAAGACATGGTCACGAATTTGAGATCAAAATCGAATCAAATGGCTTCGGCATTCAACATGTCGAACTTTGCTAATAGAGACAGCTTACTAGGGCCAGAAACTAAGCCAGATACTATGAGTAGAACAATCGGTTTGGATAACTCCGGCCTTATCGGTCTTCAACGACAAATAATGAAAG AGCAAGATGAGGGTCTCGAGAAGTTGGAGGAAACGCTCGTAAGCACGAAGCACATCGCATTAGCGGTCAGCGAAGAACTTGATCTGCATACCACACTAACT GACGACCTCGGCCAACATGTCGATGTCACCGATTCTCACCTACAG AGAGTGCAGAAAAACATGGGAATTTTGAACAAGCACATCAATGGTGGATGGTCGTGTATGTGCATGCCTTTAGCTGTCATTGGAATTGTGGTTCTGCTTGTCCTTATATACCTACTCATCAAATACTTGTAA